The DNA segment aaaaataaataaaaataaaaaattaataaaaattataaaacaaattcataaaaaatataaaactaacaCCAGTCTAAATTTTAAAccatattcaaatttattttttacaataccAGTTATCTCAAACTGCACATAGAGATCATGATGACTAAAATCCATTACAGTATCTAATAAAATTGGCAGTATATTGACATACACTTCAGGTACAAATGAGAACAAGGGACCAAGTTGTGAGGAGGCCTTTAAGTAGAAGTATAGCAGAaacgaaattattttcttaactaaaatttgtttattttccaaATAGCTTACATTTAATGTATGCAGCGTTTTTTCCAGCAACCACACAATGGTCATGCGTCGTTGTTTGCCCAGCGCAACCGCACGATACCAAGTCTGCTTGCGCGCCAATTCAATGGAACGTTTCTACAAAGCAGTcaaatattgttgaaattttatttaattttaggttTGTGCACAATTCAACTCACAGCGAACACATTTTCACGCTGACTAAATTTCTGCTTTAGATCTGAAACTATACTGGAATGATTTTCATTCATACAAACACTAGCATGATCTTCCAACACTTTCAATTTGCGCTCAACGTCCTCACGATAAAATTTGGTTTCGCGGAGGACCTCGTTTAATGCCGCAATTTCATCACGCACCGATGATATCTGCATAAGCAAGCAAATTTAGATAATTAAAGTAATTTGCAATAACttagaatttttaaatgcaaaaaacgcACCTTAACAATATACTTATGTCCGACCGAATAGTAGTAGAGCACGCAGATATCGAACATTTCCGAGAGCGAACTCTCCGTATTGCTATTACCAGGCGATGGATCTGGCACAGGATTCAAACGCGGATTGAAGAAATGTGTAAAGGTGGCAGCAGGACTGAAAATCAGTGAAACAGGAAAAAACGTTAAGTTCGGTGGCGGACctttcacaaacaaaaaagtttccatacaagaactcaattttgatcattcagtttgtacgacagctatatgctatagggtTCCGATCAGAATAATATatacggagattgtagcgttgcaaTGGATAATAATgcacgccaaatttcgtgaatttatctgggcaaataaaaaagttttccatacaagaacttaattttgaaaggtcagtttgtatgacagctatatgctataggatTCCGATCAGAACGATATatacggagattgtagcgttgccttagaaaataatccatgccaaatttcgtacattaatctcgtcaaataaaaaacttttccatacaagaactttatttggatcgttgagtttgtatggcagccatatgttatATTTGTCGAATATCGGCGATTCTCACAAATGAGCTGcttctttaaaagaaaaatacgtgtgcaaaatttcagatcgatatctcaaaaatctgAGACTCTGTCGCtaatatacagacagacatggctaaatcgactcaactcgtcacgcttattatttatttatatatatatatacatatattttttatggggtctccgacaTTTTCTTACAATTACAAAGTTCGTGACAAACTCAATATATCCAgttaatgatataaaaattggtatatgtaaatatatttacccGCCCTGCGCGCCTACTATTGCGATATTGTTAAGATTTGTCGTTGTAAGAAACATACTTGGATCAACTgaaataagagaaaaatttaaagcttatgtacatacatactaaatattttgtatgttatAAATCACCTAGCTCGCCCACACGCATCATGGTGCGATCCTCTTCTAATAGCTCATGTGCGCGTTCAGCACCCAAATGTGTCGATATATCATTGCGATGCACCTTACGTAAATGCGACAGCACACCACCCACACGATCGAAATGCTGATATTCAAATGTACCATCGAAAAAATACTCCGGTCTGACCTCAACAGTTGCGGCAGGCAATTCACGCTCAAACAGCAACTTGGTGGCATCGATGAGTATGCAAATAAATGATAACGCCACTGTGGAATCCATCGGATGCATTATGCTAGATTGCATAAGGAAGAACGAATGGAAAGGCTGTAGGGCAAAATGATATGGTATTGCAATTTACAGGCAAAATAATATGATCTTTTGTTTCTTTACTCGCTGCTCCATACTAAGGTCCATAACGTAACGACGCAATttggatataaatatttttcgactcGACGGCGCCAACTCGTCACCATCCGTGTTAGTGAGTAATAGTATTAGGAGATTTTTCTGCGCATTATAAAGGCTTTCGGTGGCTTTAGctattttctcaacttgcgCCAGATATTTTTGCTTCGGACCGCCAACACCTGTTAATTGAATAAATGACATGAAATAAGATACGAATAAGTGCGTCTTACAGCACACAAACCCTCTGTCCAAACAATCGGATCGGGCACTAGTTgctgcatatatttatattcaggtGGACGTATATACATTAGTAAAGCCAAACTAGAAAGAAGCTATGTTACAACATAAATGTAATAAGTatcgtttaaataaaattgattaccaatgttttttgaaaaatttgtactCCAGATATGTTTTTCTCGTTTGTGTATGCGTACATATGCATGTGAGTATCGTGATGGCATGCTTTTGCTTCCCATAATCCAGAgcggtatgtgtgtgtgtgtatgtagacAACAATGCATTCACCAATTTACGCATGACATATTTCACTTCCTCATTTTCCAAATAATTCCACAATATAGATAGCAGCACACCCAATGTGCTTTCAGGTGTACCCGGTATTATAGCCGGATCCTTATCGGTTGCACTATAAACAtacattattaattaattaaaaacattttgctatatacatatataagtaagtGTTAACCTACTTTATAGTCGTACACAAATTGATAATATGCGGCAGCAATTTGTCCTCGATGACGTATGGATCGAACAGCACATGTGTAAGCTTCTCAATCAGCAGTGTTGTAAACACAACATAAACTGTTTTCTTAGTGGATATTTTACCTTCAATGTGATCCTTTTTCTTGCACGTCGGATTATGTGCTAACACAGACGACAAATTTACTAAATAACCAAGCAGGAGATCAGCTTTTTGTAGGCGTACAATTGGCTTCGGTTGTATTGGCAAAAAACCTTCAACAGGATATTTAAAGGGCATATTGCCGAAATTTACTTGTACACCTTGATTATAACCAAGTGAAACGGCAGGAAAAAATGATATACCAGGACCGCGTTCTAGTTTGGTGAAAGCAACACCCATGGTATGGCCATTgcgaaaatattcaattttttcattttcaacatCGATGATGACACCAATTATATCGCCAATTTGCCATTTATCGCCATATCTAGAAtgcagaaaataaattttaattataaaaaaaaattatgaggaaattcatatttgtattttaaattacgCATCCAATgcttcaaacatatgtacatatatagacataGTACATACTTACTTTGATGTTGAAATATGCCATATCTGTTGCTTGCTACCATCATAACCATAGCTCCATTTTGTATCGCCAACGCCGCTGTTTTCATTAAAAGTGCATTTGTTGGAGCACCAGCCAATTTGCATTACGCCTTTGCTATGAAGAAGAACCTAtaggttttatacataaatatatttttaacatgaaatttgtaaatatcgaacaaaaaatattatcattaaTAAATGAATATCATCATCTGATGTCATAACTTGTAATTTACTAAAGGTGAATTATTAGACGCCAAATGTCCTCGTGGTGTTTAACCTACTTAGTAATACATTCAACTCAAGGTCATTACCCTTCGCTATAGTCCGAATAACTTCTCCCACCACCCACCTCATTCCGCTATTGAGGCGTCGAATTTCGTGTTTCATTGAATCCCCCATAAGCCCCTTCCAACATATATTAGTTTGCTTACCTCATACATCCAGCGCCCACCATAAACGCAAACATTTGCTTTAATAGTATTGAAACTACCCTGTGAACGAAGCGATAGCCTATCGGCTGATATCCGCACTGTCGATGTAAAATCAATATCACATATTGTCTGTTCTGGACCAAGCCTTGAGACCATGTCCACGCGCTGCGTTTTTATAGCATGTACACTATTTAATTCTATGACATTGAGACGTTCGTTTAGCCAATTCCTTACAAGGACCATTTGCCTACAGTAAAATAACGTTTTTTATAGTATTGAAGTTTTGAAGTAGAAATCAGACCTTCGCTGCCGAATTGCCTTGAATTTAATTTGCCCATCAGTTTACCCGGCAAAAGGCAAGAGGCATTCATGTGTAATACTTTTAAACTTACTCAGGTAGTTTCATTTCATCCAGTTTAGGTGGCTTTGGAGTATCTTGAGAAGCTGAGCAACCAGCCTCATCGTCATCATCCTCTGGCTGTTGTTTCTCAACCGTACTAATCTGTTCGAAAATATCCTCACCgaaaacttttacaaataattttgctaTTGACATAATTTTGTATGTGCACTGTTAATACATTTGTATTCCAAGCGTTAATTCGCTTTATTCCGaacaatttgataaaataaactatattttaaaaatggttgaaataaCGAATACGACTTTTGTTTACCTtcgaaaatttgatttattgaaaaatgctTCTTCTCTGTTGATGCGGTAAATCACAATGGATAACTTGTCATTATAGGATTTACAGTAAAGTCCTCATAAGAACATttccactaaaaaataaaatatttatatataatgatAATAAATCGTATATAATTTACTATtccaatttataaaattttttggtaaatgtgtgtaatatgtatacaatatgccaataaattatttactttaattttatatctATTTTAGTCGGACGTAACAGTATTATTGcagtaatattataaatattaagatTTCATTCAGATATTTGGCTGTATATGGCCAGTTGTAaccaacttttttaatataaaatacctgaatatatatgTGAGAGCCCTAACGGGTTTCGAACAACTGCAAAATGATCTACAAGTCACGCACTTAATTACCTATGACAATTAGTATATTTTGACACATATTACTTCTTCCAACTAAGAAAAGTTCACAATGAATATAATTGACGACGTGTTTATTTTGCTATTTCTCTAAAGTGTCTACGGTTGTGGCAAATAAAACTTGTTTTGCACGAAATATTagggattattattattaatatatatagttattATATAAATTCGAAATGAGCGCTGATTGGGATGAAATTAAACGTCTGGCTGCTGATTTCCAGAAAGCCCAATTAACATCGACATTGCAACGgtatttgcttataaaataaCTATACATAAATGCAATTTCACACACAATTATTTATAGGCTTTCCGAACGTAATTGCATAGAAATTGTTACGttattgttggaaaaaaatttattacaagcCTTTTTCACCAACGATGGCAAAGAGTATATTACACCAGATCAATTGGAACGCGAAGTGCAGGATGAACTATATGTGAACGGGGGACGTATTAATCTAGTAGAAGTCAGCAAAACGCTCAATGTTGATTTGTCACGAGTTAGTTGAAAGCATttcaaagttttataaaaatattgttatactAACTGATCTCATTTTCATACCTATAGATAGAAGAAATTGCTGGTCGCATTGCTGAAAACGACCCTGAGATACATTTCATGTTGGGTCAGTTAATTAACGAGCAATACATCACACATATCGCAGAAGAAGCCAACGAACGCCTAGCACAGAAGGGCGAAATAACTGTTTCGGACCTGACACAGCAATTTGACTTGCCTTCCGATTTTTTGCAGCATGATGTTATGGAAAAACATTTGGGCAAGATCATACGCGGTCGGCAAGATGCATCCAATCCCCGTGTCTTTTTCACCCAGGCATATATTCAACGTTGCAAAGCTAAAATACGTGGCGCTCTCAAAGCTATTACTCGTCCAACCAACGTAGCAACCATTTTGCAACAAATCAAtgttcaagaaaaaatttttcattctcTATTTGATGAGATTGCACCTGCCGGTCATGTGACATCGAAACAAACAAATGCACAATATATTCCAAATATCTACACAAAAATGCAAGTAAGTAAATAGTAAAACGAaaatcaattaatataaaactaaaCAACCTATTACCTACATTATTGTAATATAcgaatttgaataattttatcttCTAGGCAGACTGGGTAAATtcattttataagcaaaacgGTTTTCTGGAGTATGATGGTGTTGCTAAATTGGGTATTTCTGATCCGAAACAGTTTATACGGAAACAATTACCCAATGAGGACATTATTTACTTGAAACGCTGTGCAATTGGCACTAAAGTAATCGATCTCACTGTTCTAAGTTCATTAAATGAATGTAGTGCTACAAAAAGTTACGTTGACTTGGCCACCATATTACCATCTAACATGTCAGAAGAAGACATAGAAGAGATATTTGAAACGATAATGGCAAGGAAAGGTGCCACGCCCGGAAATTTTGTATTCCTTCAGAGCATCGGTAAGCACAATATTGtaactatttataaaaatatatattaataatgaaTCTTTTCCTTTACTGCTGACAGtattctcgcaacaatatttgAATGATCTTATACAACCCTGTCACGAAATGGCACATGCAAATGCCAAAACTGCAGTTGACAGCGGCATTTATCAACAATATCTAGCTGAAAAACAGCTATCAGGCAAATCAGCGGCTTCACAAGACTATGATGATGATTCCAAAACAGACAAGCGAGAGGAGCGACGCAAAAAGGCAGCATCAGGAAAAGCTGGTGGAGGTAGTCAAGGCCGTGAAACTAAAACTAAATCGACAAAAAAGCACCAACGCGGTGGACGTGGAAATGCAGGCGATAGCGATGATGAACAAGAATCACGCAGTGGTGCAAGCAAAAAAGGTGCAAAATCTTTCGAATTGGTGAAGTTGgttgaaattgtaaaaattattaacaagcCTTTGGAAGAGGATGGATTGGAATATCTCTCAGACACCATAGCAGCACTGCATCATAGGTTCGTTCTAGAGCAATgcgtaaactttttttttttttaaataatttactatatttttaattcgTAGTCAATTAAATCAAGTAGCATTGACGAAAGCACAAGAATTGTTCGAAGCAACACCACAAACAAATCGCAGACAAACGCATGCAGCAATACAAGAACGCATTAATACACTGCTCGTTGATTTGCGCTTATATGAGAAGGGTTTAaaggtaaagaaaatataaattttgtattccttgtttttttttgaaatattcaataatGTTCACATTTCTGTACAGCTCCTACCGGCCGATGTACAACCGCAAGTGGTCAAATATTTGCTCAAATCGCTTGGTAATGACATTTGTAATGAATTGACCGCCTATATCGCCAGCGAATGCAatttaaatacgaaaataacCAATTTCAATGTTGATCAGCGCAACAAAATAGCACAAGAGTGTGGTAAGTGCAGAATTTggtactatttttttttttacctttttttatgGTACCAATTATTTATTTGCCTTCGCACTATAGATCCAGAATACAAGGTAGCCTTATTGGAAATCAACAAAGCACTAAATAAAACAATAGATGACTTCGTTTTGGCTACTGAAGCCGTATTAAGAACATGTAGCATGATAATTAAGAAGGTTGATAAGAAAAAGGATCGTCAACTTATACTACAACACAAAGAGAAGCTGCTACAACAATTACAGGAAACTGTAGAGCCTGCGTTGGTGTTGCACTTGGCTTCCTTAATATTGTTCACAACAATAACGGGTTGTATAATACACGCTTCCGGTAAATTCGTCGCACAGATACTCGCTTTCATACGTCCCCAGTTAAGTAATGAGCAAAATGAACAACTTATGCAGTACCATGGTGAGCCAGAGCAAGCACTTtcttatctatgtatatattcacTGTGCCCAACCGTTCTCTCTTCACAGAtcttgttttgaaattgttgcaaGCGAAGGAAGACAGCGACGAAGCGAAAATCATAAACGAGCAATTACAAAGTCTACAAAATGCCATTAAGGATTTGGCGGCGAGCTATGAGAAGCCTGGTACTTCCAAAACTGAATGATTAGTAGTAATCTAATTAAGTGTTCGGTATTCGCATTTTTTATATAGAGCAAAAATTTTAACTGGGgttgctaattttttaattagaaaaaaaaaattcaattcggTGTTTGGgcgtaaaaatttaaagattattAGTTTAGATTTTTggagttataaaataaaaaaaatttaaatcaaatgctaattcaattacttttttatacattatttatattatttgcaaccctgttttTGTCATATGCTTTATTTGCAATAAAGTCATTTGCGAGATGCTACTAGttatcgttttttatttatttggttatGGAGCGACGAGTTCGAATTTCAcaatgcttaattttaattaaagttttgaaaaagttcCTACAGCtaatgaattaaatataatatataattgtatagCTAGATCaactacaaatatttacatagtgTGTATTCTACAAATTAAGCTGCAGCGTTGTGCTGATTTTAATTGTAAGCGAAATGTCGCTGCTGCAAACTCGTTTCAGTACACAAATCGTGTGCGAATTAGTAGCTATGTAACCGTTGCagtatttgttttgctttatcACTAGTTTGTCTGGAATTAAAACATaatattgaatttgaattttggttttccaaagattttctcaaaatatttacataaaaagtgGATTATTTGCATCGAATGCGTCCAAAGTCTGTTTGATGTACGCAATTAGTAACTGTAAATTCTGCAATGTCTCCGAATCCGGTTGCAACCAAACTGTTGGCAATGTATTAACTATGATGTAGGCTTTAGTTATTGCATCGTTGGCTGTGCAAAcctataaatttacaaaatatgttaaaaaaaaaaaaatacaataatgcTAATTTTAATCATGTCACACTTACCCGCATTGCAAGCAATAGATAGCGATTGAGTAATAAACCGATTGCCATTTCACGCAAGGGTTTATCTGCTAAGATACCCTGCCAGctaagaaaatttcgaaacagTTTTAGTCCGCTACAAAATTGACGTTGGAAAAACGAAGTTTTTGCCTCTTGTactctgaaaatttaaaataaatgttgattGAGCTAAGTTATGGTGTGTGGCTATTAATATTTACTGTTTGGGGAATATCGGTATGAAGACATCGTTCTCCAAAGCTAGCttcattttttctaaaatcttcTCAAACAATTGCTGCAACTGTTTTGAACTGTCCTTAAGTGGAAAATCACGTGCCAAACGGTTTATAAAACCAATTAAACGTAATGTCTGTGTTGTTGATAATGGATCCCAGCATTGATTCACAATATCTgcgaattaattttaaaatcatattatttaaaatatattataaaataatatatgaatttatataaatgtaaatgtttatgtttgatttattcatacatatgtacatatatatacatatatgattagcACAAAAACCGCGTCAATTCCGGCACCGTAGAACCGGCTGGTGTGGGAattgattatattatataactatATGCATGCTTACCTGTCATTTTGGGTAGCACAATTTTCTCGATAATCGTTGGCACCAAATTGACATCGGGATCAAGTCTTAAAGTTGCTTCGGTTTCATCCTCACCACCAGCATAAAGCATACAAGCTGAATACCAGTTCATTTTCTCAATATCTTTATATTCATCGAGCAGTGGGGACCAGGAGAGCATTTCCAAACGCACAAGAGGACCAAGAACCTAACGtgttaaaaaccaaatattattaGAATACATGAATTTCTACAAAAGCTTAACAACTCACCTTAGGCAGGCATATACTAACAAAAGCATCTTTGTAGGATTCAATGTCAGTTTTGCGCCaagcataaaatttcattaatatcaaTTCGACTTTATAAAAGTCATCATTTACATCATTAAATATTGCCTCTGATTCCTTTTGTATTTGctctattttaaataaacataatggtaattatataaatatatatttaataccgAAAGTGTGAAGTTCAAGCGGTAAAACTACCTAAGTTAGTTTTCAATTGCTCCTGGTAGCGATCCGATGTCTCATCATCACTAGACATGCCATCCAAATGTGATGTCAGCAGTTCATTTTTTTCACGTTCACAACGACGACGCGTACGTCTGCCTTCGCGCTCCGCGGCACGTCTAATTTGCTCCTCCGATTCGGGTGCACGGCGTGAGCCAGCAGGTTCTGAAAAACAAGTAACTATtgtaatacaacaaaaactttaaagCACTTTTCACATATACTTGAAGCCTCTGCCATTTCCTTTGCCTGATCGCGCACATCCTGACGGCGACGCTCAATGAGAAAGTTTTGATGCTTTGAATATACCAGTAAAGTGCGTTTCTCCAATTCATTGATTGTTGGTGTCTGTAGTGCATTTgggttatataaaatattaacattgCATTGCAATTGTTTtagaaatgtaaaataaatcttAGTTTACACACCTTCTCCGTCAGACAATCCACCAAATCGGCAGCGTAGCATTTAAGTTCTTGATAAAAACGGTATTTAGCTGCCGCTGTTGGCGCTTTCTGTGTACAATCTAATTCCTCtaactttaatatcttcaaATCATTGACTATACGTTCAATATCACTTAAGTGTTTTTGGTTAACTTCTTGTAATTTCGTTAAACTGTAATGTAATAATGAAAGGTTTCAGCAAACTCGCTTTATTACGTTGGTTTATACTAATAACTTACCGTGTACGTATTGCATCGTGTATCTCCTTCGGTGTGCGCATAGAAGCGGCCTTAATCTTTTCCTTTTTCGGCTTCGTTGACCCGCTCAATATTTGTTGGGGCTTCTGCAGAGCACTCTTAGCATAGGCTTGTTCCAACAGTGTCGAAGTCGATTGTTGTTCTGGCGCATATTCTAATGCATTGGTAGCTGCAGGCTTTATCATGAAGCGTGAGAGCACCGCGTCATGTTGTGCACTCACCAATTGGGCGCCGGTTACACCTTTACGTATTTGTTGATTCTCCCACTCATGCATTTCGCGATCGGAATCTTCATCGGAATCTAGGAGTAGAAGTAGAAAATTTTGGACTTCCGTAAATTGTTGTTTCGAGCAtagattttatattatttcttttttttttttttgtgtgtaaaaAACCACAATTAATAGAATGAGAAAAAAGTGCGTTGgcttttaactgttttttttttttcattgcgcAACGCTACATACAATCGTTGTTTTCCACGGCGTAAAATTGTTCACGTCGCTCTTCACGTTCCTTTTTGGCAGTCGCAACTGTCATGTCCATACGCTCTTCGTCGTCAGAATTATCACCCTCCACATCTTCACGTGCCAACCGGCTGCCTTTCTTCACTGGCTCTTTTGGCTCCTCGACTGGTATAAAATCACCTGCGTGTGCATGAACATTTATTTGTTAGTAAAAAATTCAAGTATGATTTCTGTTTAATCGGAAGTTAACTTACCTTGTTCTCGCGCTTTCTGTCGACGTTTCCGTGCAGCGTGTATCATGGCGGCATCGGGTATAGAACCGCTTTCTAACATTTGTTTTAGGTGTTCAGGCTTTGAAAAACGATGTTTTCCCTCACGCTCATCTTCATCTGCTTCGGGTTCATCTTCGTCTGACATGTCGTTGCGACCAGCACAAATCGCTGCGCGTCCATTAAGTATAATTTCTGGTTCAGATTTTTTAACAACAAGCTATGAAAGAAAAGAACGATGTTAGTACATTTTAATGGTTGTCGCGTAGcggatttttaaataaaagcgaaaaaaaacaaGAGATGCCAACTTATTCTTAGAAAACATTTTCCAAATAgcctaaatatattaaaattaataaattttttcagatttctattaaaataaacaggacagcatagaaaaaatataaaattctattTCGGAACCTAAGCAACACATAGCTGATGGAATATAAACATTAAATATATGCTAAGTATTTAAGGCCTAAATGTATGATCATAAAATATCATTCATGAAGTTTTTGAAATGAGACTGGTCTGATCATACTAAATGGGTAAGAGGTTAGTGTTTAAGAAGGGCCTCTATAGATATCATATtggtattaaatatataaaggtatataacttttttaaatacaatgaaTTTACGTATCTCTTTcaatagatatatttttaaaataaaatttttttagctgTTACTTAATAAATTGGCAACTCTTAATATTAGTTTAAATAACGTTTAGCATTATATAACAGCATTAAACAGCACATATTCgttttaattaagtaaaattaaaaaataatgaaaatgcatATGTGCTGTTTTGTTACTTTAAAAGTtagttttgtaaatataaacaataatctTAAATCAAAAACTActgtgtacataaatattttaacaaacgtcttacaatttttacaattttatacaataatttaaatcgcaaaattttatataatttataatgatAAATATTTCCCACTTAAAATTACTACgttatgttaaatataataattttaattgtcattaaatacttttttattacatttttaaaggAATCATTTCGTAATCAAACGCTGCCAAAATATTTCCCctactttttgcatttttcaaaaaaggtaAAAGAAGTTAGTTACTTAAAAGAAatcttattcaaaaaatttaaaaacctgCTTTCTGCAAATCTTACAACCCGTTTTCCCCATAACGGACAATGTTACTTTTGTCAGCGACTACGACATGATTCCCCgcttttttctcattttaatttGTTCGAAAACGCCCCCATGTACAATGTGTGTACAGAACGTTGCGTGAAAAAAgcttttgaagattttcttctttttttgtaacttgtaattttttatacaaaaaaacatgTAGGGAAATTGATAATAATAACCTTACCACAAAGTCGTCTGTGCGTATTTCTGTTTGGATACTATcagattttttacttttacactGTTCAACAGCAGATGCTGAGGCAGTGCCTAGGGACTTTCCGCTTGATGCTAATGCTGTTGTACCCTTATATTTATTACTTGATGTGGTAGTGGAACCTAAATTGTGAGAATAATTACTACTGCCGTTAGTAGATTTTCCATTCTCAGAACGTTCGTATGACTGTCGTTCACGTTGTCGTCCGATGGAAGCACCACCATCACCACAATCACTGTTACCAAAGTCTAGAGATGACTGTGTATTATGGCGTTCCTCCTTACGCTTGCGACGTCGCTCTCGATCCAACATgcgcataatttttttactgtttgACGACTTTCGCA comes from the Bactrocera neohumeralis isolate Rockhampton chromosome 2, APGP_CSIRO_Bneo_wtdbg2-racon-allhic-juicebox.fasta_v2, whole genome shotgun sequence genome and includes:
- the LOC126758006 gene encoding E3 ubiquitin-protein ligase RNF123 isoform X2 codes for the protein MSIAKLFVKVFGEDIFEQISTVEKQQPEDDDDEAGCSASQDTPKPPKLDEMKLPEQMVLVRNWLNERLNVIELNSVHAIKTQRVDMVSRLGPEQTICDIDFTSTVRISADRLSLRSQGSFNTIKANVCVYGGRWMYEVLLHSKGVMQIGWCSNKCTFNENSGVGDTKWSYGYDGSKQQIWHISTSKYGDKWQIGDIIGVIIDVENEKIEYFRNGHTMGVAFTKLERGPGISFFPAVSLGYNQGVQVNFGNMPFKYPVEGFLPIQPKPIVRLQKADLLLGYLVNLSSVLAHNPTCKKKDHIEGKISTKKTVYVVFTTLLIEKLTHVLFDPYVIEDKLLPHIINLCTTINATDKDPAIIPGTPESTLGVLLSILWNYLENEEVKYVMRKLVNALLSTYTHTHTALDYGKQKHAITILTCICTHTQTRKTYLEYKFFKKHCLALLMYIRPPEYKYMQQLVPDPIVWTEGVGGPKQKYLAQVEKIAKATESLYNAQKNLLILLLTNTDGDELAPSSRKIFISKLRRYVMDLSMEQRPFHSFFLMQSSIMHPMDSTVALSFICILIDATKLLFERELPAATVEVRPEYFFDGTFEYQHFDRVGGVLSHLRKVHRNDISTHLGAERAHELLEEDRTMMRVGELVDPSMFLTTTNLNNIAIVGAQGGPAATFTHFFNPRLNPVPDPSPGNSNTESSLSEMFDICVLYYYSVGHKYIVKISSVRDEIAALNEVLRETKFYREDVERKLKVLEDHASVCMNENHSSIVSDLKQKFSQRENVFAKRSIELARKQTWYRAVALGKQRRMTIVWLLEKTLHTLNASSQLGPLFSFVPEVYVNILPILLDTVMDFSHHDLYVQFEITDAECAVNLSAEFLGLHSADPRIILASCKDSLLQALGTLTCHKAGVRALERASKKSQVALVKSLLRPYENRAWGQSNWLLLRFWLGDGYAYRDSRQPSIWQGGNQPIQMGLCRSRAKNETHTGLLHHIAPANPSHHFQKLIGQKLSEDEPFATAFLNSVLSQLNWAFSEFILLLQEIQNTAHRQENAVFEPKQLKICSMCFELTVSLMRCLEMIITVAPDIFQEPSRSNSDLILNRVCQLISQVLSRVTVPPGCFQFIVDMCSSDLNSVTHFPIITAALGILLALLRSELDTDRNPQKVTRITRALLTDPSFQFANLEFALGEIKTPILQQTEIPRGNFDPQTRAHIDPLTNDVRVPVPSTSSKRIRADPPIIKFALSDYPTHVTPAEIEEVRRLIEMLRLKQSLLSDITLPSEDSLCPICCAKPITVIFTPCKHQSCSNCIMQHLMNSKVCFYCKTLIQTIETNEGTVIYNNNEYTSAPTFFEI